In Flavobacterium sp. CBA20B-1, one DNA window encodes the following:
- a CDS encoding GIY-YIG nuclease family protein, translating into MEEFVVYILFSKKYRKTYVGFTSNLIERIKSHNVLGTKGYTIKYRPWIVVDVQFFTSKKEAMQVEKFYKTGKGRELIKQLTAE; encoded by the coding sequence ATGGAAGAATTTGTTGTTTATATTTTGTTTTCAAAAAAATATAGGAAGACGTATGTTGGCTTTACGAGTAATTTAATTGAACGTATTAAATCACATAATGTTTTGGGAACGAAAGGTTATACTATTAAATATCGACCTTGGATTGTAGTAGATGTTCAATTTTTTACATCAAAGAAAGAAGCTATGCAAGTTGAAAAATTCTATAAAACGGGTAAAGGACGCGAATTGATTAAGCAATTGACAGCGGAATAG
- a CDS encoding TPM domain-containing protein → MSTLKKITTLFVLLFPLLVLAQFNIPTKPSLASEQTSVYDYANLLSPNEKQQLEQKLIKYADTTSTQIVVAIIPSLQGEYEGELAPKWAHKWGIGQKDKDNGVFILLAEKEKKLWIAPGYGLEHLLTAGINGEIIRNFIIPEFKKGDYYAGLDIGTTKLMDLFSGTYKGVRQENKKSGSGFPVFFIILIVIIIIIASKSGGGKGNNRGRRSGPDLMDIIILSSLGRGGGGGFGGSSGGGGFGGGFGGGFGGGGFSGGGAGGSW, encoded by the coding sequence ATGAGTACTTTAAAAAAAATAACCACACTATTTGTTTTGCTTTTCCCTTTATTGGTTCTGGCACAATTTAATATACCCACAAAACCAAGCCTGGCAAGCGAACAAACCAGTGTGTATGACTACGCTAATTTATTATCACCAAACGAAAAACAACAATTAGAACAAAAACTAATAAAATATGCCGATACCACATCTACCCAAATTGTAGTAGCCATTATTCCAAGTTTACAAGGTGAATACGAAGGTGAATTAGCTCCGAAATGGGCACACAAATGGGGAATTGGTCAAAAAGATAAAGACAACGGTGTTTTCATTCTATTAGCAGAAAAAGAAAAAAAATTATGGATTGCTCCGGGGTACGGATTAGAACATCTTTTAACAGCCGGAATCAACGGCGAAATTATTCGAAATTTTATTATTCCCGAATTTAAAAAAGGTGATTATTATGCCGGATTAGATATTGGAACCACCAAGCTGATGGATCTTTTTTCCGGAACTTACAAAGGAGTGCGTCAAGAAAACAAAAAAAGTGGCAGCGGGTTTCCTGTTTTTTTTATCATCCTTATTGTTATTATAATAATTATTGCCAGTAAATCGGGCGGTGGAAAAGGAAACAATCGCGGACGTCGCAGCGGACCCGACTTAATGGATATTATTATTTTAAGTAGTTTAGGTCGTGGAGGCGGTGGTGGATTTGGAGGTTCATCTGGCGGCGGTGGTTTCGGTGGAGGATTTGGCGGCGGATTCGGCGGCGGCGGATTCTCTGGTGGTGGTGCTGGCGGAAGTTGGTAA
- the rlmN gene encoding 23S rRNA (adenine(2503)-C(2))-methyltransferase RlmN, with translation MNTVKKDIRSLTKEQIRDFFVAQGDKAFRGNQVYEWLWSKGAHSFDDMTNISKETRALLEQYFVINHIKVDTMQHSNDGTIKNAVRLHDGLIVESVLIPTETRTTACVSSQVGCSLDCNFCATARLKRMRNLAPDEIYDQVVAIDQESRLYHNRPLSNIVFMGMGEPLMNYPNVMKAIEKITSSEGLGMSPKRITVSTSGVSKMIKKMADDEVKVKLAVSLHSAIEETRNQIMPFTKSFPLPELREALEYWYRKTKSKITYEYVVWKGINDDKKAIDALVKFCKYVPCKVNIIEYNPIDDGAFQQADPTVIDAYIKALENAGIVAKVRRSRGKDIDAACGQLANKS, from the coding sequence ATGAATACAGTTAAAAAAGATATACGCAGTTTAACCAAAGAGCAAATACGCGACTTTTTTGTGGCACAGGGCGATAAAGCTTTTCGTGGCAATCAAGTGTACGAATGGTTGTGGAGCAAGGGCGCGCATAGTTTTGATGATATGACCAACATATCAAAAGAAACCCGTGCTTTGCTAGAACAGTACTTTGTGATAAACCACATTAAAGTAGATACCATGCAACACAGCAACGACGGTACTATAAAAAATGCGGTGCGATTGCACGATGGTTTAATCGTAGAATCTGTTTTAATTCCTACCGAAACCCGCACTACAGCCTGCGTTTCAAGCCAGGTTGGTTGCAGTTTAGACTGTAATTTCTGTGCCACGGCACGTTTAAAACGCATGCGTAATTTAGCACCCGATGAAATTTACGACCAAGTGGTGGCAATTGATCAAGAAAGCAGATTGTATCACAACCGTCCCTTATCAAATATCGTATTCATGGGCATGGGCGAACCACTGATGAACTATCCAAACGTTATGAAAGCGATCGAAAAAATCACATCAAGCGAAGGCTTAGGAATGTCGCCCAAACGCATAACTGTATCCACATCGGGCGTTTCAAAAATGATAAAAAAAATGGCCGACGATGAGGTGAAAGTCAAGCTGGCTGTATCGCTGCACTCCGCAATCGAAGAAACCCGAAACCAAATCATGCCCTTCACCAAAAGTTTTCCGTTGCCCGAATTGCGCGAAGCCTTGGAATATTGGTACCGCAAAACCAAAAGTAAAATCACTTACGAATATGTGGTCTGGAAAGGTATAAACGATGATAAAAAAGCCATTGACGCCTTGGTGAAATTCTGCAAATACGTGCCCTGCAAAGTTAATATTATCGAGTACAATCCAATCGATGATGGTGCATTTCAACAAGCCGATCCAACGGTTATCGATGCATACATAAAAGCTCTCGAAAACGCCGGAATTGTAGCAAAAGTACGCAGATCGCGCGGAAAAGACATTGATGCTGCCTGCGGACAATTGGCTAACAAATCATAA
- a CDS encoding GNAT family N-acetyltransferase — protein sequence MEINHRKEENKGVFIATENDVKAGEMTYSKAGDDKFIIDHTEVNPEFKGKGVGKEMVFAAVEYARENNIKILPLCPFAKAMFDKNKDIQDVLV from the coding sequence ATGGAAATCAATCACAGAAAAGAAGAAAATAAAGGTGTTTTTATTGCAACAGAAAACGATGTAAAAGCCGGTGAAATGACTTATAGTAAGGCTGGGGATGATAAATTTATTATAGACCATACCGAGGTAAATCCGGAATTCAAAGGAAAAGGAGTTGGTAAAGAAATGGTTTTTGCAGCAGTTGAATACGCACGCGAAAACAACATTAAGATTTTGCCTTTATGTCCGTTTGCAAAAGCAATGTTTGATAAGAACAAAGACATCCAAGACGTTTTGGTTTAA
- a CDS encoding HAD family hydrolase, producing MIQNIQVIAFDADDTLFINEPYFDEAEEKFCALMSDYLSKQSLAQALFKTQIGNLPLYGYGIKGYVLSMVQTAYEVSNHTVSTKVMQKIIEIGKELLAKPVVLLEGIEETLQQLHGKYKLVVATKGDLKDQHRKLHLSGLGAYFHHIEVMVEKEELDYEKLLKRLEIEPENFLMIGNSLKSDVLPVLNIGGTAVHVPFHTTWAHERIDHEIVHNNFYSVEKASEIITLLNI from the coding sequence ATGATACAAAACATACAAGTAATTGCCTTTGACGCCGACGATACACTGTTTATTAACGAACCTTATTTTGACGAAGCCGAAGAAAAATTTTGTGCTTTAATGAGTGATTATCTCTCAAAACAAAGTTTGGCGCAGGCGCTGTTCAAAACACAAATTGGCAATTTACCATTGTATGGCTATGGAATTAAAGGATACGTTTTATCGATGGTGCAAACGGCTTACGAGGTTTCAAACCACACAGTATCGACCAAAGTAATGCAAAAAATCATTGAAATTGGAAAAGAATTATTGGCAAAACCGGTTGTTCTGTTAGAAGGCATTGAAGAAACCTTGCAACAATTACACGGAAAATACAAATTGGTGGTGGCAACGAAAGGCGATTTAAAAGACCAACACCGCAAGTTGCATTTATCGGGTTTGGGAGCATATTTTCATCATATCGAAGTGATGGTTGAAAAAGAAGAATTGGATTACGAAAAACTTTTGAAACGTTTGGAAATTGAACCTGAAAACTTTTTAATGATTGGAAACTCGTTAAAATCTGATGTGCTGCCGGTTTTAAACATTGGCGGAACTGCCGTGCACGTACCTTTTCACACCACTTGGGCACACGAACGCATTGACCACGAAATTGTGCACAATAATTTTTACAGCGTTGAAAAAGCAAGCGAAATTATTACGTTATTGAACATATGA
- the alaS gene encoding alanine--tRNA ligase produces the protein MKSQDIRKKFLDFFESKGHLIVPSAPIVLKDDPTLMFNNSGMAQFKEYFLGNAVPKSNRIADTQKCLRVSGKHNDLEDVGFDTYHHTMFEMLGNWSFGDYFKKEAIAWAWEFLTEVLKIDKDRLYVSVFEGNDAENVPFDQEAWDLWKQYVAEDRIILGNKKDNFWEMGDQGPCGPCSEIHVDLRTDAERNEVSGRSLVNADHPQVVEIWNNVFMEFNRKADGSLEKLPAKHVDTGMGFERLCMAMQNVTSNYDTDVFTPLIEKVTEITGAKYLPNTVTPSEVEEKTNIAIRVIVDHVRAVAFAIADGQLPSNNGAGYVIRRILRRAIRYGFTFLDTKEPFIYQLVDVLSAQMGQFFPEIVSQKDLVKNVIKEEEASFLRTLDQGLHLLDSVIEKTEGKIVEGAKAFELYDTFGFPIDLTALILREKGYELDEAGFEAAMKAQKDRSRAASEISKDDWNVLVDGNVETFEGYDKTENEVKITRIRKVESKKDGTLYQIVLDHTPFYAEGGGQVGDKGVLVSANESIEIIDTKKENNLILHFSKQIPENLEGTFVAKVNTDLRTKSSKNHSATHLLHQALRTILGTHVEQKGSLVAPNYLRFDFSHFAKVTDEELQQIEAFVNARIQEQLPLIERREIPFKQAIEEGVMALFGEKYGDTVRAIKFGDSMELCGGIHVQNTADIWAFKIVSESAVAAGIRRIEAITGDAVQDFYNNQEATLKELKEALKNPQDTMKAVLSLQDENAKLKKQVEQLLKEKTKSLKGDLLNEVQEINGVQFLAKQVDLDANGAKDLAYEIGATGTNFFILFGTVTNDKPMLTAYVSKEITETKGLNAGQIVRELGKYIQGGGGGQAFFATAGGKNPAGIAEAVANAVNFVK, from the coding sequence ATGAAATCACAAGATATCAGAAAAAAATTTCTTGATTTTTTTGAAAGCAAAGGACATTTAATTGTTCCGTCGGCACCAATTGTTTTAAAAGACGATCCAACCCTTATGTTTAACAATTCGGGTATGGCACAGTTTAAAGAATATTTTTTGGGCAATGCCGTTCCAAAAAGCAACCGAATTGCCGATACACAAAAATGTTTACGTGTTTCGGGCAAGCATAACGATTTGGAAGATGTAGGTTTTGATACCTATCACCACACCATGTTCGAAATGTTGGGCAATTGGTCTTTTGGCGATTATTTCAAGAAAGAAGCTATTGCTTGGGCTTGGGAATTTTTAACCGAAGTTTTAAAGATTGATAAAGACCGCTTGTATGTTTCTGTTTTTGAAGGAAACGATGCTGAAAATGTACCTTTTGACCAAGAAGCTTGGGATTTATGGAAACAATATGTTGCCGAAGACCGAATTATTCTTGGAAACAAAAAGGATAATTTCTGGGAAATGGGTGATCAAGGACCATGTGGACCGTGTTCTGAAATTCATGTAGATTTACGTACCGATGCTGAAAGAAATGAAGTTTCTGGACGATCTTTAGTAAATGCCGATCATCCGCAGGTAGTTGAAATCTGGAACAACGTATTTATGGAATTTAACCGTAAAGCCGATGGATCGTTAGAAAAATTGCCTGCAAAACATGTTGATACCGGAATGGGTTTTGAGCGTTTGTGTATGGCAATGCAAAATGTTACATCAAACTATGATACCGATGTTTTTACGCCACTTATCGAAAAAGTTACAGAAATTACTGGAGCTAAATATTTGCCTAACACTGTCACTCCGAGCGAAGTCGAGGAGAAAACCAATATTGCCATTCGCGTAATTGTAGATCACGTGCGTGCGGTGGCTTTCGCTATTGCCGATGGGCAGTTGCCGTCAAACAACGGAGCAGGTTACGTAATCCGCAGAATTTTACGCAGAGCCATTCGTTACGGATTTACGTTTTTAGATACAAAAGAACCATTTATTTATCAGTTGGTTGATGTATTGTCAGCCCAAATGGGACAGTTCTTTCCGGAAATCGTATCGCAAAAAGATTTGGTTAAAAACGTAATCAAAGAAGAAGAAGCCTCTTTCTTAAGAACGTTGGATCAAGGTTTGCATTTGTTGGATTCTGTGATCGAAAAAACAGAAGGGAAAATTGTTGAAGGAGCAAAAGCGTTTGAATTGTATGATACTTTTGGATTTCCGATTGATTTAACAGCATTGATTTTACGTGAAAAAGGATATGAATTAGACGAAGCTGGTTTTGAAGCTGCGATGAAAGCACAGAAAGATCGTTCGCGTGCAGCATCTGAAATTTCTAAAGACGACTGGAATGTTTTAGTCGACGGGAATGTAGAAACATTTGAAGGATACGACAAAACGGAAAACGAAGTAAAAATCACACGTATTCGTAAAGTGGAATCTAAAAAAGACGGTACATTGTATCAAATTGTTTTAGATCATACACCGTTTTATGCCGAAGGTGGAGGTCAGGTTGGCGATAAAGGTGTTTTAGTTTCGGCTAATGAATCAATTGAAATCATCGATACTAAAAAAGAAAACAACCTTATTTTACATTTTTCAAAGCAAATTCCCGAAAATTTAGAAGGAACTTTCGTAGCAAAAGTAAATACAGATTTGCGCACAAAATCGTCTAAAAATCACTCGGCAACGCATTTGCTGCATCAGGCATTACGCACCATTTTGGGTACACATGTAGAACAAAAAGGATCTTTAGTAGCGCCAAATTACTTACGTTTCGATTTTTCGCACTTCGCAAAAGTTACCGATGAGGAGTTACAGCAAATTGAAGCCTTTGTAAACGCACGTATTCAAGAGCAGTTGCCTTTAATCGAACGTAGAGAAATTCCGTTTAAACAAGCAATAGAAGAAGGCGTCATGGCATTGTTTGGCGAAAAATATGGCGATACGGTTCGTGCGATTAAGTTTGGTGATTCTATGGAATTATGTGGTGGGATTCACGTGCAAAATACAGCTGATATTTGGGCGTTTAAAATTGTATCTGAAAGTGCCGTTGCAGCAGGAATTCGTCGTATCGAAGCAATAACAGGCGATGCTGTTCAAGACTTCTACAACAACCAAGAAGCTACTTTAAAAGAGCTAAAAGAAGCATTGAAAAATCCACAGGATACCATGAAAGCGGTTCTTTCGTTGCAAGATGAAAATGCTAAATTGAAAAAGCAAGTAGAACAGTTGCTGAAAGAAAAAACAAAAAGTTTAAAAGGCGATTTGCTGAACGAAGTTCAAGAAATAAACGGCGTACAATTTTTAGCAAAACAAGTAGATTTAGATGCAAACGGAGCCAAAGATCTGGCTTACGAAATTGGCGCAACAGGAACTAATTTCTTTATCTTGTTTGGAACCGTTACAAACGACAAACCTATGTTGACTGCCTATGTTTCTAAAGAAATTACAGAAACCAAAGGCTTAAATGCCGGACAAATTGTTCGTGAACTAGGTAAATACATCCAAGGCGGCGGCGGCGGACAAGCATTTTTTGCTACAGCCGGCGGTAAAAATCCTGCAGGTATTGCAGAAGCGGTTGCAAATGCTGTGAATTTTGTGAAGTAA
- a CDS encoding amino acid permease — MEQTTTSNSLKRGLSNRHIQLIALGGAIGTGLFLGIGPAAVLAGPSVILGYAFAGIIAFFIMRQLGEMVVEEPVSGSFSHFAYKYWGSFAGYSSGWNYWILYILVSMAELTAIGKYVQFWWPDIPLWVSSLFFFVTITALNLGSVKMFGEAEFWFSIIKVVAILAMIAFGTYLLISGTGGEQASISNLTNNGGFFPKGWLEKTSDGYQGLLSVMAIIMFSFGGLELIGITAAEAANPEKNIPKATNQVIYRILIFYVGALIILFSLSPWATITTETSPFVTVFDNLKGLHFNLFGTDISGTNLIANVLNLIVLTAALSVYNSSVYSNSRMLYGLAEQGNAPKFVMHLNKSSVPTRAIIVSSCFAGLCIIINKLMPDEAFKILMSLVVSCLIINWIMISFTHLKFRKFKDSVLIKTKFPSFLYPVSNYICMAFLLGILVIMSMTGMHVSVILIPVWLLILFITFQLVQKNKNQS, encoded by the coding sequence TTGGAACAAACAACTACAAGCAATTCTTTGAAAAGAGGATTGTCTAACCGCCATATTCAGTTAATTGCCTTGGGTGGAGCCATTGGAACGGGCTTATTCTTAGGAATTGGACCCGCTGCTGTTTTGGCCGGACCATCGGTTATTTTAGGATATGCCTTTGCAGGAATTATTGCTTTTTTCATCATGCGTCAGTTGGGCGAAATGGTGGTAGAAGAACCTGTTTCGGGCTCTTTTTCGCATTTTGCTTATAAATATTGGGGATCTTTTGCAGGTTATTCTTCCGGTTGGAACTATTGGATTTTGTACATTTTGGTTTCCATGGCAGAATTAACAGCCATTGGCAAATATGTACAATTTTGGTGGCCTGATATTCCCTTGTGGGTTTCCAGTTTATTTTTCTTTGTAACGATAACCGCCTTGAATTTAGGCTCTGTTAAAATGTTTGGCGAAGCCGAGTTTTGGTTTTCTATTATTAAAGTAGTGGCAATTTTGGCCATGATTGCTTTTGGAACATACTTATTAATTTCGGGAACGGGTGGCGAACAGGCAAGTATATCAAACCTTACAAACAACGGAGGATTTTTTCCAAAAGGTTGGCTCGAAAAAACCAGTGACGGATACCAAGGTTTGCTCTCGGTGATGGCGATTATCATGTTTTCATTCGGCGGATTGGAACTAATTGGAATTACAGCTGCCGAAGCCGCAAATCCCGAGAAAAACATTCCAAAAGCAACCAATCAAGTAATTTATCGTATTTTAATTTTCTATGTAGGTGCTTTAATTATTTTGTTTTCGCTTTCTCCGTGGGCAACCATCACCACAGAAACAAGCCCGTTTGTTACCGTTTTTGATAATTTAAAAGGTTTGCATTTCAATCTATTCGGAACCGATATTTCAGGTACAAATTTAATTGCCAATGTACTTAATTTAATTGTATTAACAGCTGCATTATCGGTTTATAATTCATCGGTTTACAGCAACAGCCGCATGTTATATGGCTTGGCAGAACAAGGGAATGCACCAAAATTTGTAATGCACTTAAATAAAAGTTCGGTTCCCACCCGCGCTATTATTGTTTCGAGCTGTTTTGCAGGTTTGTGTATCATTATTAATAAGTTGATGCCAGATGAAGCCTTTAAAATACTTATGTCCTTGGTGGTTTCATGTTTAATCATTAACTGGATTATGATTTCGTTTACACATTTAAAATTCCGTAAGTTTAAAGACAGCGTTTTGATAAAAACCAAATTCCCATCGTTTTTATATCCGGTTTCTAATTATATATGTATGGCGTTTTTGTTAGGGATTTTAGTGATAATGAGTATGACCGGTATGCATGTTTCGGTAATTTTAATTCCGGTTTGGTTGCTTATTCTATTTATAACATTTCAACTTGTTCAAAAGAATAAAAATCAATCTTAA
- a CDS encoding MerR family transcriptional regulator: protein MQIELPEKRYYSIGEIAQAFRVNASLIRFWEKEFDVLKPKKNAKGNRMFTPEDLKNLKTIYHLVKEKGFTLDGAKDFLKNSKKAPLNTVEIIEKLQLIKKQLINIKNEL, encoded by the coding sequence ATGCAGATTGAGTTACCTGAAAAAAGATATTACAGCATAGGCGAAATTGCACAAGCATTTCGTGTAAACGCTTCGCTGATTCGTTTTTGGGAAAAGGAATTTGATGTTTTGAAGCCGAAAAAAAACGCAAAAGGCAACAGAATGTTTACGCCCGAAGATTTAAAAAACTTGAAAACCATTTATCATTTAGTAAAAGAAAAAGGGTTTACACTTGATGGGGCAAAAGATTTTTTAAAAAACAGCAAAAAAGCACCCTTAAACACCGTTGAAATTATCGAAAAATTGCAACTTATTAAAAAACAATTAATTAATATTAAAAACGAACTTTAA
- a CDS encoding chloramphenicol acetyltransferase gives MKTEIDLDTWKRKSHFEFFSAMDEPFYGLTVEIDVTKAYEKAKALNTSFFIYYLYAALKTMNQLPAFKLRIDNGKVFQYNRIDASSTVLKKNETFGFSHIIYQEDLELFQKSVKNEIARVQQTDTLLTKDDYGENIIHFSAIPWVNFTSLTHARGFQYPDSAPKVSIGKMMDKNGRKFFNVALFAHHGLVDGIDMGRFFDLFQDILNE, from the coding sequence ATGAAAACAGAAATTGATTTAGATACTTGGAAACGAAAAAGTCATTTTGAATTTTTCTCGGCAATGGATGAACCCTTTTACGGACTTACTGTGGAAATCGATGTTACCAAAGCCTACGAAAAAGCGAAAGCATTAAACACGTCGTTTTTTATTTATTATTTGTATGCTGCATTGAAAACCATGAATCAATTGCCGGCTTTTAAACTGCGGATTGACAATGGAAAGGTTTTTCAGTATAATCGGATTGATGCTTCGTCAACGGTTTTAAAAAAAAACGAAACCTTTGGCTTTTCGCATATTATTTATCAAGAAGATTTAGAGCTTTTTCAAAAATCGGTAAAAAACGAAATAGCTCGAGTTCAACAAACCGACACCTTGCTTACGAAAGACGATTACGGCGAAAATATCATTCATTTTTCTGCTATTCCTTGGGTAAATTTTACCTCGTTAACGCATGCCCGTGGCTTTCAATACCCTGATAGTGCACCAAAAGTTTCTATTGGTAAAATGATGGACAAAAATGGTAGAAAATTTTTCAATGTTGCCTTATTTGCACATCACGGCTTGGTTGACGGTATTGATATGGGGCGCTTTTTTGATTTGTTTCAGGATATTTTGAATGAGTAG
- a CDS encoding O-methyltransferase: protein MHFISEELEQYIAKHSAVEPELLQQLNKETHQKVLQPRMLSGHFQGRVLSMLSKILNPKHILEVGTYTGYATLCLAEGLKTDGTIDTIDINEELEAMQQKYFKASEFKNQIVQHIGNAMDIILTLDKKFDLVFIDADKENYINYWNLVVPKMNKGGIILSDNVLWSGKVLETVKKNDRSTQVLLEYNKIVNEDPRVETVLLPIRDGLTVSRVL, encoded by the coding sequence ATGCATTTTATTTCCGAAGAATTAGAACAATATATAGCAAAACACTCGGCTGTTGAACCCGAACTTTTACAGCAATTAAACAAAGAAACCCATCAAAAAGTGTTGCAACCGCGCATGTTGAGTGGCCATTTTCAAGGCCGTGTGTTGAGTATGCTTTCAAAAATACTGAACCCGAAACATATTTTAGAAGTGGGCACTTATACGGGTTATGCGACTTTATGCTTAGCGGAAGGTTTGAAAACAGATGGTACAATTGATACTATCGATATTAATGAAGAGTTGGAGGCCATGCAGCAAAAATACTTTAAGGCTTCAGAATTTAAAAATCAAATTGTTCAGCACATTGGAAACGCTATGGACATTATTCTTACTTTAGATAAAAAATTTGATTTGGTTTTTATTGATGCCGATAAGGAAAACTATATTAATTACTGGAATTTGGTGGTACCCAAAATGAATAAAGGAGGAATTATTTTAAGTGATAATGTGTTGTGGAGCGGCAAGGTTTTAGAAACTGTTAAAAAGAATGATAGATCTACCCAAGTACTTTTAGAATACAACAAAATAGTGAATGAAGACCCACGGGTTGAAACCGTTTTATTGCCAATACGCGATGGTTTAACGGTTAGTAGGGTTTTGTAG
- the era gene encoding GTPase Era has protein sequence MSHKAGFINIIGNPNVGKSTLMNAFVGERLSIITSKAQTTRHRIFGIVNGDDFQMVFSDTPGIIKPAYELQSSMMDFVKSAFEDADILLYMVEVGERELKDEAFFKKITHAKVPVLLLLNKIDKSNQEHLEEQVALWREKVPNAEIIPISALNNFNVDTVFNRILELLPDSPPYYPKDALTDKPERFFVNEIIREKILLNYQKEIPYSVEIETEEFKEEEKIIHIKAVIMVERDSQKGIIIGHKGSALKKVGMEARADLEKFFDKQVHIELFVKVNKDWRNNQFQLRRFGYQQK, from the coding sequence ATGTCGCACAAAGCTGGTTTTATAAATATTATCGGAAATCCAAATGTTGGTAAATCAACTCTTATGAATGCTTTTGTTGGGGAACGTTTATCAATCATCACCTCTAAAGCACAAACAACGCGCCACCGCATCTTCGGAATTGTAAATGGCGACGATTTTCAAATGGTTTTTTCAGATACACCTGGGATTATCAAGCCTGCTTATGAATTACAAAGTTCGATGATGGATTTTGTGAAATCGGCGTTTGAAGATGCAGACATTCTTTTATATATGGTGGAAGTAGGCGAACGCGAATTGAAAGACGAAGCTTTCTTTAAAAAAATCACTCATGCAAAAGTACCGGTTTTGTTGCTGTTGAATAAAATCGACAAATCAAATCAAGAACATTTAGAGGAGCAAGTGGCTTTGTGGAGAGAAAAAGTGCCTAATGCAGAAATAATTCCAATATCGGCGTTGAATAATTTTAATGTGGATACGGTTTTTAATCGCATTTTAGAGCTGTTACCTGACTCGCCACCTTATTATCCGAAAGATGCGTTAACCGACAAACCCGAACGCTTCTTTGTGAACGAAATTATCCGCGAAAAAATTCTTTTAAACTATCAAAAAGAGATTCCGTATTCGGTAGAAATCGAAACAGAAGAGTTTAAAGAAGAAGAAAAAATCATTCATATAAAAGCGGTGATTATGGTGGAACGCGACAGCCAAAAAGGCATCATCATTGGTCACAAAGGATCGGCACTAAAAAAAGTGGGAATGGAAGCACGCGCCGATTTAGAGAAATTTTTCGACAAGCAAGTGCATATCGAACTGTTTGTAAAAGTGAATAAAGATTGGCGAAACAACCAATTTCAATTACGCCGTTTCGGATATCAACAAAAATAA
- a CDS encoding TPM domain-containing protein: MSITEDFLSLSEEQEIVAAIVTAEKETSGEIRVHIEEHSDLPVLERAQEVFKQLEMHKTSARNGVLFYIGVKDRHFAIIGDDGIDAVVPYDFWEATKKKVIDHFKANQYKQGLIAGILHTGKQLKYFFPYQGADDVNELPNEISRG; encoded by the coding sequence ATGTCGATAACCGAAGATTTTTTAAGCCTTTCTGAAGAACAGGAAATCGTAGCTGCCATTGTAACGGCCGAAAAAGAAACATCGGGTGAAATACGTGTGCACATAGAAGAGCATTCTGATTTGCCTGTATTAGAACGTGCCCAAGAAGTTTTTAAACAATTAGAAATGCATAAAACAAGCGCCCGCAACGGCGTTTTGTTTTATATAGGCGTTAAAGACCGGCATTTTGCCATTATTGGCGATGATGGAATTGATGCGGTGGTTCCATACGATTTTTGGGAAGCAACAAAGAAAAAAGTCATTGACCATTTCAAAGCCAATCAATACAAACAAGGTTTAATTGCAGGTATTCTGCATACAGGTAAGCAACTGAAATATTTTTTCCCGTATCAGGGTGCAGATGACGTAAACGAATTACCTAACGAAATTTCAAGAGGTTAA
- a CDS encoding LemA family protein: protein MKKWLPLIIIAVVAIGIYSWVKGVNNTAVTLNENIKESWGNVETAYERRNSLIENLVNTVKGAADFEKSTLEAVINARSKATQTTVDASNVTPEQLAAFSQAQSGVNSALSRLLVSVERYPDLKANQNFIKLQDELVSTENQILTARTRFNEAVKPYNNHIKVFPNNLLAGILGFSEKGYFKASEGAENAPEVNFDFK, encoded by the coding sequence ATGAAAAAATGGCTTCCTCTAATAATCATTGCAGTAGTAGCAATTGGAATTTATTCATGGGTAAAAGGAGTAAACAACACCGCAGTAACTTTAAACGAGAATATTAAAGAAAGTTGGGGAAATGTTGAAACTGCTTATGAAAGAAGAAACTCTTTGATAGAAAATCTTGTAAATACCGTAAAAGGAGCTGCCGATTTTGAAAAATCGACACTAGAAGCAGTAATCAATGCGCGTTCAAAAGCAACGCAAACTACGGTTGACGCTTCAAACGTTACACCTGAACAATTAGCGGCATTCAGCCAGGCACAAAGCGGTGTAAACAGTGCGTTATCGCGTTTATTGGTATCTGTAGAAAGATATCCTGATTTAAAGGCAAACCAAAACTTTATTAAATTACAAGATGAATTGGTAAGTACAGAAAATCAGATTTTAACTGCACGTACCCGTTTTAATGAAGCAGTAAAACCATACAATAACCATATAAAAGTATTTCCAAATAACTTGTTAGCAGGTATTTTAGGATTTAGCGAAAAAGGATATTTTAAAGCCTCAGAAGGTGCAGAAAATGCTCCGGAAGTAAATTTTGATTTTAAATAA